In a genomic window of Corynebacterium coyleae:
- a CDS encoding Abi family protein, giving the protein MNFSDLNMNLIASSPRMSTFRDYVLTPGKNGQEAPVDRLPRAEQHLELSERINRAASRLYFWDSQIAGSFWPAVALVEVLVRNAMNDELCDYFDIDHEDGWHTLVMNGEDSISSSEEGNQLKSKYILLTRKDYRAFEQKLSEIKRKRPSSAISGDYFVGKVSLGMWLSLLNNGDSGPGRGYLNYEQTLWEPCLVEAFPNYQGKRSQLRNELNQFAKLRNRIAHHEHLLGRHNFNSDADNLVSIASYIDKDVAEVIRQNNRFRSVIAQQQDFLDGLTVL; this is encoded by the coding sequence ATGAATTTCAGCGATCTGAATATGAATCTCATCGCTTCTTCGCCGAGAATGTCAACGTTTCGGGATTATGTTTTAACGCCAGGAAAGAATGGACAGGAAGCGCCAGTTGATCGCTTACCAAGGGCGGAACAACACCTCGAACTTTCTGAAAGAATTAACCGGGCTGCAAGTCGACTGTATTTCTGGGACTCACAAATCGCGGGGTCTTTTTGGCCCGCAGTGGCGCTGGTGGAGGTTCTCGTCCGCAACGCTATGAACGACGAACTGTGCGACTACTTCGATATAGACCACGAAGACGGTTGGCATACGTTAGTGATGAATGGAGAAGACTCCATATCGTCTTCCGAAGAAGGGAATCAGCTCAAGAGCAAGTACATCCTTCTGACGCGAAAAGACTACCGTGCATTTGAACAGAAACTGAGTGAGATTAAACGGAAGCGTCCCAGTTCTGCTATTTCGGGGGACTATTTTGTAGGAAAAGTTTCTCTAGGAATGTGGCTTAGCTTGTTGAATAACGGAGACTCGGGTCCAGGGCGCGGCTATCTCAACTACGAACAGACGCTATGGGAGCCGTGTTTGGTTGAGGCTTTTCCGAACTATCAAGGCAAGCGTTCCCAGCTGAGGAACGAATTAAACCAGTTTGCCAAGTTACGGAACCGGATCGCTCATCATGAACATCTTCTCGGACGGCACAACTTTAATAGTGATGCGGATAACCTCGTTAGTATCGCGAGCTATATCGACAAGGACGTTGCGGAGGTTATCCGACAAAACAACCGCTTTCGTTCTGTGATCGCCCAGCAACAAGATTTCCTTGACGGATTGACTGTCCTTTAA
- the gyrB gene encoding DNA topoisomerase (ATP-hydrolyzing) subunit B codes for MEERPAVAEQQPHYDASSITILEGLEAVRKRPGMYIGSTGVRGLHHLVWEVVDNSVDEAMAGYADQVDVTLLADGGVEVVDNGRGIPVEMHPSGAPTVQVVMTQLHAGGKFDSESYAVSGGLHGVGISVVNALSTRVEADIKRDGRHWYQRFNMAVPDELEEGGNARGTGTAIRFWPDPEIFETVEFNYDTIARRLQEMAFLNKGLTITLTDQRVTDEELELEAIAEEGDTAALIGGDSFDDNTETVDASEVDKDGDGNPVEAGDEVAPDVKKKREKKVVYHYPDGLIDYVNYLNKSKTAIHPTIVGFDQKGDGLEAEVAMQWNSSFKESVHTFANTINTHEGGTHEEGFRAALTTLMNRYAREHKLLKDKEPNLTGDDCREGLAAVVSVRVADPQFEGQTKTKLGNTEVKGFVQRAINENLSDWFDANPAEAKVIVNKAVASSQARQAARKARDLVRRKSATDLGGLPGKLADCRSKDPAKSELFIVEGDSAGGSAKGGRDSKYQAILPLRGKILNVEKARMDRVLKNAEVQAIITALGTGIHEEFDIAKLRYHKIVLMADADVDGQHIATLLLTLLFRFMPELVENGHVYLANPPLYKLKWGKGEPGYAFSDRERDELLAEGLEAGRKINTDDGIQRYKGLGEMNAKELWETTLDPETRILRRVELEDAQRADELFSILMGDDVAARRSFITRRAKDVRFLDV; via the coding sequence ATGGAGGAGCGTCCCGCAGTGGCTGAACAGCAACCCCATTACGACGCGTCGTCGATTACTATTCTCGAGGGCCTTGAGGCGGTGCGTAAGCGCCCAGGCATGTACATCGGTTCCACCGGTGTGCGCGGTCTGCACCACTTGGTGTGGGAGGTCGTGGACAACTCTGTCGACGAGGCGATGGCGGGCTACGCCGACCAGGTCGATGTGACGTTGTTGGCAGATGGCGGCGTTGAGGTCGTCGATAATGGTCGTGGTATTCCGGTGGAGATGCACCCGTCCGGCGCCCCGACTGTCCAGGTGGTTATGACCCAGCTGCACGCCGGCGGCAAGTTCGACTCGGAGTCCTACGCGGTTTCCGGTGGCCTGCACGGTGTGGGTATTTCCGTGGTGAACGCGCTGTCCACTCGCGTTGAGGCGGATATTAAGCGTGACGGTAGGCACTGGTACCAGCGCTTCAACATGGCCGTGCCGGATGAGTTGGAAGAGGGCGGTAATGCCCGCGGTACTGGTACGGCGATTCGTTTTTGGCCGGACCCGGAGATTTTTGAGACGGTCGAGTTCAATTACGACACCATTGCGCGCCGTCTGCAGGAGATGGCGTTCCTGAACAAGGGTCTGACGATTACGCTGACGGACCAGCGCGTCACCGATGAGGAGCTCGAGCTCGAGGCGATTGCGGAAGAGGGCGACACTGCGGCGCTTATCGGCGGCGACTCGTTCGACGACAACACCGAAACCGTCGACGCGTCCGAGGTGGATAAGGACGGCGACGGCAACCCGGTTGAGGCTGGCGATGAGGTTGCGCCGGACGTCAAGAAGAAGCGCGAGAAGAAGGTTGTCTACCACTACCCAGACGGCCTGATTGACTACGTCAACTACCTGAACAAGTCGAAGACCGCCATCCACCCGACCATCGTCGGTTTCGACCAGAAGGGTGACGGCCTCGAGGCTGAGGTGGCGATGCAGTGGAACAGCTCCTTTAAGGAGTCTGTCCACACCTTTGCCAACACCATCAACACGCATGAGGGCGGTACGCACGAGGAAGGTTTCCGTGCCGCGCTGACCACGTTGATGAACCGCTACGCCCGCGAGCACAAGCTGCTCAAGGACAAGGAGCCGAATCTTACTGGCGACGACTGCCGTGAGGGCCTCGCCGCTGTCGTCTCCGTACGCGTGGCTGACCCGCAGTTCGAGGGCCAGACGAAGACGAAGCTGGGCAACACTGAAGTCAAGGGCTTTGTCCAGCGCGCCATCAACGAGAACCTGTCCGATTGGTTCGACGCGAACCCGGCTGAGGCGAAGGTCATCGTGAACAAGGCGGTGGCGTCCTCGCAGGCTCGTCAGGCGGCGCGTAAGGCGCGTGACCTGGTTCGTCGTAAGTCTGCGACGGACCTGGGTGGCCTGCCGGGCAAGCTGGCGGACTGCCGTTCGAAGGACCCTGCAAAGTCCGAACTGTTCATCGTAGAGGGTGACTCCGCAGGCGGTTCCGCAAAGGGCGGCCGCGACTCCAAGTACCAGGCGATCCTGCCGCTGCGAGGCAAGATCCTGAACGTGGAGAAGGCCCGCATGGACCGCGTGCTCAAGAACGCCGAGGTCCAGGCCATCATCACCGCCCTGGGCACGGGTATCCACGAAGAGTTCGACATTGCGAAACTGCGCTACCACAAGATCGTGCTCATGGCCGATGCTGACGTGGACGGCCAGCACATCGCCACCCTGCTGCTGACCTTGCTATTCCGCTTCATGCCGGAACTGGTGGAGAACGGCCACGTGTACCTGGCTAACCCGCCGTTGTACAAGCTCAAGTGGGGCAAGGGCGAGCCGGGCTACGCCTTCTCCGACCGCGAGCGCGACGAGCTGCTGGCGGAGGGCCTGGAGGCCGGCCGCAAGATCAACACCGATGACGGCATCCAGCGTTACAAGGGTCTGGGCGAGATGAACGCCAAGGAGCTGTGGGAGACCACCCTGGACCCGGAGACCCGCATCCTGCGCCGCGTGGAGCTCGAGGACGCGCAGCGCGCCGACGAGTTGTTCTCCATCCTGATGGGCGACGACGTCGCGGCACGCCGCAGCTTCATCACCCGCCGCGCGAAGGACGTCCGCTTCCTCGACGTCTAG
- the dnaN gene encoding DNA polymerase III subunit beta — protein sequence MVDINGDNNVSFRVERDDLSDAAAWVARSLPTKNTQPVLRAVVITADDNGLEFAGFDYEVSTRVRIGAEVSNPGRVAVAGKLLADIVANMPNKPVEVTTDGQKLVLQGAAARFELPIMSLDDYPQLPHLPQVTGSISPASLTGAVTQVAAAAGRDDTLPMLTGIHVEIDGENVTLTATDRFRLAQRHLTWEPASANVKADLLVPAKTLLDNARTLDTSIDEPVEIAVGSEDNIGGEGLFGLHTGNRETTTRMLDAEFPNVEPLLPKEHTSIASVEVAPLMESIRRVSLVADRNAQLRLHFKEGQVTLFSSGADSGAAEETIDAAFTGADELLIAFNAGYLREGLSVIGTNRVVFGFTEPSRPAIMIPEPEELPEADENGTFPTPDTYFTYLLMPVRLPG from the coding sequence ATGGTTGACATCAACGGTGACAACAACGTGTCGTTCCGCGTCGAACGGGACGACCTTTCTGACGCCGCGGCGTGGGTTGCGCGCAGTTTGCCGACGAAGAACACGCAGCCGGTGCTTCGCGCGGTGGTGATCACTGCGGATGACAATGGTTTGGAATTCGCGGGCTTCGACTACGAGGTGTCCACCCGTGTGCGTATCGGCGCAGAGGTGTCTAACCCTGGTCGCGTCGCTGTGGCGGGCAAGCTCCTGGCGGACATTGTGGCGAACATGCCGAACAAGCCGGTTGAGGTGACCACGGATGGTCAGAAGCTGGTGCTGCAGGGTGCTGCGGCACGCTTTGAGCTGCCGATTATGTCCTTGGATGATTACCCGCAGTTGCCTCACTTGCCGCAGGTCACGGGTAGCATTTCGCCGGCGTCGCTCACGGGTGCTGTCACTCAGGTCGCGGCGGCGGCAGGTCGTGATGACACGCTGCCGATGCTCACGGGTATCCATGTGGAGATCGACGGCGAGAATGTCACCCTTACCGCCACGGACCGTTTCCGTCTGGCGCAGCGTCACCTGACGTGGGAGCCGGCGAGCGCGAACGTGAAGGCGGATCTGCTGGTTCCGGCGAAGACGCTGCTGGATAACGCTCGTACGCTGGACACGAGTATCGACGAGCCGGTGGAGATCGCTGTCGGTTCCGAGGACAACATTGGCGGCGAGGGCCTGTTTGGCCTGCACACCGGCAACCGCGAAACCACAACTCGCATGTTGGATGCGGAGTTCCCGAATGTGGAGCCGCTGTTGCCGAAGGAGCACACGTCGATCGCGTCGGTTGAGGTTGCGCCGCTGATGGAGTCGATCCGTCGTGTCAGCCTGGTCGCGGACCGCAACGCGCAGCTGCGTCTGCACTTCAAGGAAGGCCAGGTCACGCTGTTTTCCTCCGGCGCGGATTCGGGTGCGGCTGAGGAGACCATCGACGCTGCTTTCACCGGTGCCGACGAACTGCTCATCGCCTTCAACGCCGGCTACCTGCGCGAGGGCCTGTCGGTGATTGGCACGAACCGCGTGGTGTTCGGCTTCACGGAGCCGTCGCGTCCGGCGATCATGATCCCGGAGCCGGAGGAGCTGCCGGAGGCGGACGAGAACGGCACGTTCCCCACCCCGGATACGTACTTCACGTACCTGCTGATGCCGGTTCGCCTGCCGGGTTAG
- a CDS encoding CopG family transcriptional regulator, translating into MAMTLRLTADEDKALVLLASAWGCSKQEAARRAVVSSATRLLDDATVTDLARSLIPGYTAMESRIRQARS; encoded by the coding sequence ATGGCTATGACGCTCCGGTTGACCGCAGACGAAGACAAAGCGCTCGTTTTACTCGCATCCGCATGGGGTTGCTCCAAGCAGGAAGCCGCGCGCCGTGCGGTGGTCTCCTCCGCAACGCGTTTGCTTGACGACGCCACCGTCACCGACCTCGCACGCTCCCTCATCCCCGGCTACACCGCCATGGAATCACGCATCCGGCAGGCCCGCTCGTGA
- the recF gene encoding DNA replication/repair protein RecF (All proteins in this family for which functions are known are DNA-binding proteins that assist the filamentation of RecA onto DNA for the initiation of recombination or recombinational repair.) has product MHVRELDLRDFRSWPELNLKLEPGVTVIAGRNGHGKTNIVEAVHYTSTLSSHRVSTDAPLVATNRPNARVSVTTVNDGRELTTHLLIKPHGANQAQINRTKLKSAREILGVLSTVMFSPEDLRLINGEPAERRRFLDDLAALRTPRLGGARADYERVLRQRNALLKHSNMALRRGYGDDDGASALSTLDVWDGQLAHFGAQVVAGRHGLVDTLGPLIAEAYHSVAPESRPASVEYRSTLDKAVTELAGGPSRDPAVFEAAMLTELGRRRKEEIDRGITLVGPHRDDLALMLGDNPAKGYASHGETWSYALSLHLAEYQLLSSDGKDPVLILDDVFAELDAKRRERLVHVAEEAEQVLITAAVGDDLPGNLDDAVTARYAVTMEDGVSSIERSH; this is encoded by the coding sequence ATGCACGTCCGCGAGCTTGATCTGCGTGATTTCCGCTCGTGGCCCGAGTTGAATCTCAAGCTCGAGCCGGGGGTGACGGTGATCGCCGGGCGCAACGGCCATGGCAAGACCAACATTGTGGAGGCCGTGCACTACACATCCACGTTGTCGAGCCATCGCGTATCTACGGACGCACCCCTCGTAGCCACCAACAGACCGAACGCGCGCGTCTCGGTCACCACGGTCAACGACGGCCGCGAACTCACAACCCATCTGCTGATCAAGCCGCATGGGGCGAACCAGGCGCAGATCAACCGCACGAAGTTGAAGTCCGCCCGGGAGATCCTGGGCGTGTTGAGCACGGTGATGTTTTCGCCGGAGGACCTGCGGCTGATCAATGGTGAGCCGGCGGAGCGGCGTCGCTTCCTGGACGACCTGGCGGCGCTGCGCACGCCGCGTCTTGGCGGGGCCCGCGCGGATTATGAGCGGGTGCTGCGCCAACGAAACGCACTGCTCAAGCACTCAAACATGGCGCTTCGCAGGGGCTATGGTGACGACGACGGCGCCAGCGCCTTGAGCACCCTCGACGTGTGGGACGGCCAGCTTGCACATTTTGGGGCGCAGGTGGTGGCGGGGCGGCATGGGCTCGTCGATACGCTTGGGCCCCTGATCGCGGAGGCGTACCACTCGGTGGCGCCGGAATCGCGGCCGGCGTCGGTGGAATACCGCTCTACGCTGGACAAAGCTGTCACGGAGCTCGCCGGCGGGCCCTCGCGGGACCCTGCGGTGTTTGAGGCGGCGATGCTCACGGAGTTGGGGCGGCGCCGCAAGGAGGAGATCGACCGGGGCATCACGCTGGTCGGCCCGCACCGCGACGACCTGGCGCTCATGCTCGGCGACAACCCTGCGAAAGGTTACGCCTCGCACGGGGAGACCTGGTCGTATGCGTTGTCACTGCACCTGGCCGAATACCAATTGTTGTCCAGCGACGGCAAGGATCCGGTGCTGATTCTCGACGACGTCTTCGCCGAACTCGACGCCAAACGCCGCGAGCGCCTCGTTCACGTGGCCGAAGAGGCCGAGCAGGTCCTGATTACCGCTGCGGTTGGCGACGATCTGCCCGGCAACCTCGACGACGCCGTCACCGCCCGCTACGCCGTGACCATGGAGGATGGGGTGAGTTCGATTGAGCGATCTCATTAA
- the dnaA gene encoding chromosomal replication initiator protein DnaA, with amino-acid sequence MADQHLEDLWRGIVDELLRLSEQPSSSVPTLTPQQRAYLRLMKPVVLVDGYALLSAPHQAAKNVVEDSLSPHITALLTSHTGLPYNLAVSVAAPEPEPEPQPEPEPVQPPTPPVQQHSWGQSQTVAGEYEAEQPAAGEQIPMGLDELARMHAAQVEGRRREAAAHPTVDRRIPREKPAHDPDREASLNPKYTFENFVIGSSNRFANGAAVAVAENPAKAYNPLFIWGGSGLGKTHLLHAAGNYARVLQPGLRIKYVSSEEFTNDYINSVRDDRQESFKRRYRNLDILMVDDIQFLEGKEGTQEEFFHTFNALHQANKQIILSSDRPPKQLTTLEDRLRTRFEGGLITDVQPPDLETRIAILMKKAAADGTQVDHAVLELIASQFESSIRELEGALIRVSAYSSLINEPITMEVAQVALRDILPDEGDVNINAATIKEAAAEYFEVTMEQLVGAGKTRQVAHARQIAMYLCRELTDLSLPKIGDEFGGKDHTTVMYADRKIRKEMTENRGTYDEIQELTQLVKNRARAR; translated from the coding sequence TTGGCGGATCAACACCTCGAGGATCTTTGGCGTGGCATCGTCGACGAACTCCTCAGACTCTCCGAACAACCCTCCTCCTCGGTCCCCACACTCACCCCGCAGCAGCGCGCCTACCTGCGGCTCATGAAGCCAGTCGTGCTTGTCGACGGCTACGCCCTCCTCTCCGCACCACACCAAGCCGCCAAAAACGTGGTCGAAGACTCCCTTTCCCCGCACATCACCGCGCTGCTGACCTCCCACACCGGACTGCCCTACAACCTGGCCGTTTCCGTCGCCGCACCCGAGCCCGAGCCTGAACCACAGCCCGAACCCGAACCGGTGCAGCCACCCACGCCGCCGGTCCAGCAGCACTCCTGGGGCCAATCCCAAACCGTGGCGGGGGAGTACGAAGCAGAACAACCCGCCGCCGGCGAACAAATCCCAATGGGCCTCGACGAGCTGGCGCGGATGCATGCCGCTCAGGTTGAGGGGCGTCGTCGAGAAGCAGCTGCTCACCCCACCGTCGACCGCCGCATCCCGCGCGAAAAGCCAGCTCACGACCCCGACCGCGAAGCCAGCCTCAACCCGAAATACACCTTCGAAAACTTCGTCATCGGCTCCTCAAACCGCTTCGCCAACGGCGCCGCCGTCGCCGTCGCCGAAAACCCCGCCAAGGCCTACAACCCCCTGTTCATCTGGGGCGGCTCCGGCCTCGGCAAAACCCACCTGCTGCACGCCGCCGGCAACTACGCCCGCGTCCTGCAGCCAGGCCTGCGTATTAAATATGTCTCGTCCGAGGAATTCACCAACGACTACATCAACTCCGTGCGCGACGACCGCCAAGAATCCTTCAAACGGCGCTACCGCAACCTCGACATTCTGATGGTCGACGACATCCAATTCCTCGAAGGCAAAGAAGGTACCCAGGAAGAGTTCTTCCACACCTTCAACGCCCTCCACCAGGCAAACAAGCAGATCATCCTGTCGTCCGACCGCCCGCCGAAGCAACTGACCACGCTGGAAGATCGCCTGCGGACCCGCTTCGAAGGCGGCCTGATCACCGACGTTCAGCCACCAGACCTAGAAACCCGCATCGCCATTCTGATGAAGAAGGCTGCCGCCGACGGCACCCAAGTCGACCACGCCGTGCTCGAACTCATCGCGTCGCAGTTCGAGTCGTCGATCCGCGAACTCGAAGGCGCGTTAATCCGCGTCTCCGCCTACTCTTCGCTGATCAACGAGCCAATCACCATGGAAGTTGCGCAGGTAGCACTGCGCGACATTCTTCCCGACGAAGGCGACGTGAACATCAACGCCGCCACCATCAAAGAAGCCGCCGCGGAATACTTCGAAGTCACCATGGAGCAGCTCGTCGGCGCAGGTAAAACCCGTCAGGTAGCGCACGCCCGCCAGATCGCCATGTACCTCTGCCGCGAACTCACCGACCTGTCACTGCCCAAGATCGGCGACGAGTTCGGCGGCAAAGACCACACCACCGTCATGTACGCCGACCGCAAGATCCGCAAGGAAATGACAGAAAACCGTGGCACCTACGACGAGATCCAGGAGCTCACGCAACTGGTGAAGAACCGGGCCCGCGCGCGGTAG
- a CDS encoding DUF6918 family protein, with protein sequence MSDLSKLLDASTRSKLVEDLTQLTETTVANQSGLTGMALKSAIAAGKKADADAVSKGLNKFLPDLVESLNPHWNAFKASGQQDFGGFLAANEDSVIDSVLKAGDTAIESMPSALKKVYSTLRGKAKKIVSPALPDLGRVVEKYA encoded by the coding sequence ATGAGTGATCTATCCAAGCTTCTCGACGCCTCCACCCGTTCCAAGCTCGTCGAGGACCTGACCCAACTGACGGAAACCACCGTGGCCAACCAGTCCGGCCTGACCGGCATGGCCCTCAAGTCCGCCATCGCTGCAGGTAAGAAGGCTGATGCAGACGCCGTGAGCAAGGGGCTGAACAAGTTCCTGCCGGACCTCGTCGAGTCGCTGAACCCGCACTGGAACGCCTTCAAGGCAAGCGGCCAGCAGGACTTCGGTGGGTTCCTCGCCGCGAACGAGGACTCCGTGATCGATTCCGTCCTCAAGGCTGGCGATACCGCCATCGAATCCATGCCCAGCGCGCTGAAGAAGGTCTACTCCACGCTGCGCGGCAAGGCGAAGAAGATTGTGAGTCCGGCGTTGCCGGACCTGGGGCGTGTCGTCGAAAAGTACGCGTAG
- a CDS encoding TetR family transcriptional regulator: MSAEQLLAIADEYCDFHGCHITSFGFLAACAAVPGSRFHGVPVFDSVDAAAEALSSSITVLAPLSSGNEGFAVVAAEVYRRWAG, translated from the coding sequence TTGAGTGCAGAGCAGTTGCTGGCCATCGCCGACGAGTACTGCGACTTCCACGGATGCCACATCACGTCCTTCGGGTTCCTGGCAGCATGTGCTGCCGTGCCAGGCTCCCGGTTCCACGGCGTGCCGGTCTTCGACTCGGTGGACGCCGCAGCCGAGGCCTTGTCCTCTTCTATTACTGTGCTCGCACCGCTGTCGTCTGGCAACGAGGGATTCGCCGTGGTCGCCGCAGAGGTGTATCGGCGCTGGGCGGGATAA
- a CDS encoding Rib/alpha-like domain-containing protein: protein MKFSRTAIAVATTAALLGGGVALPHSPATAATSQAFLSGLTWPVKQVTPGGTVEIAPQGSIPSNVRFEGSDDYLGYRFSTNPRTGVVTMHVAEDVIPNQRTQFMITGSDGVRARSFPIMIHVVDTIGEMAKKYPLSYYPAFTVEDSSDSVLSVAQLQGDFPEGTRFEVTAPDHFKVTAAANGDLSVTQLDPVKPGSKSAASVKVMYPDGSFRNVRADIYAYSKKSSESLGSGASIEDFFNNIYDNAFTPKWHDKTMSGSEQASTALADALPEGTTFKARPDLNPSIFRFIDVDVDEASGVVVVKPKRPLTAPWTFQIPVEVTTPDNLVGIGWATFTVTEDGKWNSETFTVKYPAASATTTEIATAKPVGDFPEGTTFEINQTPPAGWQVKIDRHTGEINLTPPQRTRAGTTVTMPVTARFPDGSRTYLETNFTFTKPEVEQASVTTVRYPTARLLPGESVTVKPNNWPDGAVVSITNLVIRDLTFTADTSTGAITITAGKNADVAQIAANVVVTYKDGSQNTARLPIAIRSNTTTATQPSDAPGPGSPAPAPAPKPGTPSTANPAPAPAPAPTPGGTDKEGSSTGGIIAIVLGVLALLGAAGFAVTQMGSLPF from the coding sequence ATGAAGTTCAGTCGCACCGCCATTGCGGTCGCCACCACCGCCGCGTTGTTGGGCGGCGGTGTTGCCCTGCCCCACTCCCCCGCAACCGCCGCCACCTCTCAAGCCTTCCTGTCCGGACTCACGTGGCCGGTCAAGCAGGTTACGCCCGGCGGTACCGTGGAGATCGCCCCGCAGGGCTCCATCCCCAGCAACGTGCGCTTCGAGGGTTCCGACGACTACCTGGGCTACCGGTTCAGCACCAACCCACGCACCGGCGTGGTCACCATGCACGTCGCCGAAGACGTGATCCCGAACCAGCGCACCCAGTTCATGATCACCGGCAGCGACGGCGTGCGCGCACGCAGTTTCCCCATCATGATCCACGTCGTCGACACCATCGGCGAGATGGCAAAGAAGTATCCCCTGTCGTACTACCCAGCGTTCACCGTCGAAGACAGCTCCGATTCGGTGCTCTCCGTAGCGCAACTGCAGGGTGACTTCCCCGAAGGCACCCGATTCGAAGTCACCGCTCCCGACCATTTCAAGGTCACCGCAGCCGCCAACGGCGATCTGTCTGTCACGCAGCTCGATCCGGTCAAACCAGGCTCCAAGAGCGCAGCCAGCGTGAAGGTGATGTACCCCGACGGCTCGTTCCGCAACGTGCGTGCAGATATCTACGCCTACTCCAAGAAGTCAAGCGAGTCCCTTGGCAGCGGTGCGTCTATCGAGGACTTCTTCAACAACATCTACGACAACGCCTTCACCCCGAAGTGGCACGACAAGACAATGAGCGGCAGCGAGCAAGCCTCCACCGCGTTGGCGGACGCCCTGCCCGAAGGCACCACCTTCAAGGCACGACCCGATCTCAACCCGAGCATCTTCCGCTTTATTGATGTCGATGTTGACGAGGCCAGCGGGGTTGTCGTCGTCAAGCCAAAGCGCCCACTGACAGCACCTTGGACCTTCCAAATCCCAGTCGAGGTCACCACCCCGGACAACCTCGTCGGCATCGGATGGGCAACCTTCACCGTCACCGAGGACGGCAAGTGGAACTCCGAAACCTTCACCGTGAAATACCCCGCCGCGAGCGCCACCACCACGGAAATCGCCACAGCCAAACCGGTCGGCGACTTCCCCGAAGGCACCACGTTTGAGATCAACCAAACGCCCCCGGCCGGCTGGCAGGTGAAGATCGACCGCCACACCGGCGAAATCAACCTGACCCCGCCGCAGCGCACCAGGGCCGGCACCACCGTGACCATGCCGGTAACCGCTCGCTTCCCCGACGGGTCGCGCACGTACCTTGAGACCAACTTCACCTTCACCAAACCCGAGGTGGAACAGGCATCCGTGACCACCGTGCGCTACCCCACCGCAAGACTCCTTCCCGGGGAAAGCGTGACCGTGAAGCCAAACAACTGGCCGGACGGCGCCGTAGTGAGCATCACTAACTTGGTCATCCGTGACCTCACGTTTACGGCCGACACCTCCACGGGTGCCATCACCATCACAGCAGGTAAAAACGCGGACGTTGCGCAAATTGCGGCGAATGTGGTGGTGACCTACAAGGACGGCTCGCAAAACACGGCCCGCCTGCCAATCGCCATCCGCAGCAACACCACGACCGCAACGCAGCCTTCTGATGCGCCTGGTCCTGGTTCGCCCGCTCCTGCGCCTGCGCCGAAGCCGGGGACGCCGTCCACCGCCAATCCGGCACCCGCTCCTGCGCCTGCACCGACTCCTGGCGGTACGGACAAGGAGGGGTCCAGCACCGGCGGCATCATCGCCATTGTGCTCGGCGTCCTGGCCCTGCTCGGAGCCGCAGGGTTCGCAGTGACACAGATGGGTTCATTGCCCTTCTAA
- a CDS encoding DciA family protein, with amino-acid sequence MSDLIKTTFDNLRATARKRGGRLPDLSRQGTSVIPRRNKPTLIDDHRTITVPGLDLPEGGRRQADVRGIPTGLDGRALPRSYKVSSFANLLGKEVRKRDWTEKMAHGWVMGHWEDLVGEKIAQHTHVEMIKGDEVHVSCDSTAWATQMKYMQREVLRAIAEKVGPDVVTKLHIYGPKTKSWRYGPLHVKGRGPRDTYG; translated from the coding sequence TTGAGCGATCTCATTAAAACCACCTTCGACAACCTGCGCGCCACCGCCCGCAAACGCGGCGGCCGCCTGCCGGACCTCTCCCGGCAGGGCACAAGTGTGATTCCAAGGCGCAACAAGCCAACGCTTATCGACGACCACCGCACCATCACGGTGCCGGGGTTGGACTTGCCGGAAGGGGGTCGTCGACAAGCAGATGTTCGGGGGATTCCCACCGGCCTGGACGGACGCGCGCTGCCGAGGAGTTACAAAGTCTCCTCTTTTGCCAACCTGCTGGGCAAAGAAGTGCGCAAACGCGACTGGACCGAAAAGATGGCGCATGGCTGGGTGATGGGGCACTGGGAGGACCTGGTCGGGGAGAAGATCGCACAGCACACGCACGTGGAGATGATCAAGGGCGACGAAGTGCACGTGAGTTGTGATTCCACCGCGTGGGCGACCCAGATGAAGTACATGCAGCGCGAAGTGCTGCGCGCCATCGCCGAGAAAGTCGGGCCGGACGTGGTGACCAAACTGCACATCTACGGACCGAAGACGAAAAGTTGGCGCTACGGGCCGCTGCACGTCAAAGGCCGCGGCCCGCGGGATACCTACGGGTAG